In Candidatus Nomurabacteria bacterium, the following proteins share a genomic window:
- a CDS encoding O-antigen ligase family protein, with protein sequence MNSFIKAVVYGGLFAVPFLTLYVANDYFFPFITGKNFAFRILVELAFVAWVVLALSEVKYRPKFSWVLSGFVLLLVVMFFADLFGKHPPSSFWSNFERMDGYITLVHVFLYVLVLGSVLTTKKLWSYFLHTTLVVAFIVALYGMSQLGDVNYGKNRIESYLGNAAYLAIYMLFHIFIALWMLVESKVNWHRAIYGLLSILFIFTLIETGTRGTALGLGVGLTVMIGYIAIFGARYKELQKVAIGFFVLLFIGVGVFVLGKDTAFIQDSPNLSRIANINLAEDLKVRGTIWGMAWEGVKERPVLGWGQSNFNYVFNEQYDPFLFDQEQWFDRSHNIIMDWLVTGGFLGLIAYLSIFVACLYYLIVVPLRQKDDETFTVLERAVLLGILTGYFTHNLVVFDNIISYIFFAVILALIHSRVGTPIAVIDKIKVDKSLINQFALPVAAVVVVLVIYTLQVPGMRAAGDIIDGYSTNDPELRLEAFDRALSRDSFAYQEIVEQLAQQAMNIMQDSKIPDDIKKQYVTRSEQELLNLIEWKPGDARVHVFVGSFYRAIGNLDEAAKQMAIARDLSPEKQSIISQQGIVAYSQGDYETAKDFFKESYDLDHRNTEALQFYMSMLFLNNQGDEAKSLANSDDVLSRISSNDFLLSVVNQVNDIDFLIKLYEARIEKDPANEQNWVSLSFLHYKQGNKEEAVKALESGAEAKPSFSKMATCFAENIKAGNEPQAGCQ encoded by the coding sequence ATGAATAGTTTTATAAAAGCAGTGGTATACGGTGGCCTTTTCGCTGTACCTTTTTTGACACTTTATGTCGCTAATGATTATTTCTTTCCATTTATTACTGGTAAAAACTTCGCTTTCCGAATCTTAGTTGAGCTGGCTTTTGTGGCCTGGGTGGTTTTGGCTTTGTCGGAAGTTAAGTATCGACCGAAGTTCTCGTGGGTGTTGTCTGGATTTGTTTTACTCCTGGTTGTAATGTTTTTTGCTGATCTCTTTGGTAAGCATCCACCGTCAAGTTTTTGGAGTAACTTTGAACGTATGGATGGCTATATTACGTTGGTGCACGTATTTTTGTATGTGTTGGTGTTGGGTAGTGTTCTTACCACCAAAAAGCTTTGGAGCTACTTCTTGCACACGACCTTAGTTGTAGCTTTTATCGTAGCTCTCTACGGTATGTCGCAATTGGGTGATGTTAACTACGGAAAAAACCGTATAGAAAGTTACTTAGGTAATGCTGCGTATTTGGCTATATACATGCTATTTCACATCTTTATTGCTCTGTGGATGTTGGTTGAAAGTAAGGTGAACTGGCATCGTGCTATCTATGGTCTTCTGTCAATATTATTCATCTTTACTTTGATTGAGACTGGTACACGCGGTACGGCTTTGGGCCTTGGTGTGGGACTTACGGTGATGATTGGCTATATTGCTATCTTTGGTGCTCGATATAAAGAATTGCAAAAAGTAGCTATTGGTTTTTTTGTCTTACTGTTTATTGGGGTTGGTGTTTTTGTTTTGGGCAAAGATACTGCTTTTATTCAAGATAGTCCTAACCTGTCTCGTATCGCTAATATCAATTTAGCGGAAGACCTTAAGGTGCGAGGCACTATCTGGGGTATGGCCTGGGAAGGGGTGAAAGAACGCCCGGTGTTGGGTTGGGGTCAGAGTAACTTCAACTATGTATTTAACGAGCAATACGATCCTTTCTTGTTTGATCAAGAACAGTGGTTTGACCGGTCTCACAATATAATCATGGACTGGCTGGTGACTGGTGGTTTTCTTGGTTTGATTGCTTATCTCAGTATCTTTGTTGCGTGTCTGTATTACTTGATAGTTGTGCCTCTTCGCCAAAAAGATGACGAGACTTTCACTGTATTAGAGCGGGCGGTTCTGCTTGGTATATTGACTGGTTACTTCACACACAACCTGGTAGTGTTCGATAATATTATCAGCTACATTTTCTTTGCGGTTATATTAGCTCTTATCCATAGTCGTGTCGGTACCCCTATTGCGGTAATTGATAAAATAAAGGTTGATAAAAGTTTAATTAACCAATTCGCTTTGCCGGTGGCAGCGGTGGTTGTTGTCTTGGTTATTTATACTTTGCAGGTTCCTGGTATGCGAGCCGCCGGTGACATAATAGATGGCTACAGTACCAATGATCCGGAATTACGGTTAGAGGCATTTGATCGTGCACTTAGTCGCGATTCGTTTGCTTATCAAGAGATTGTTGAGCAGTTAGCTCAACAAGCGATGAATATAATGCAGGACTCAAAAATTCCAGACGACATTAAGAAGCAGTATGTAACAAGATCCGAACAAGAACTGTTGAATTTGATTGAGTGGAAACCAGGTGATGCCAGGGTCCATGTCTTTGTAGGCAGTTTTTATCGTGCGATTGGAAATTTGGATGAAGCTGCCAAGCAAATGGCAATTGCTCGTGATCTTTCTCCGGAAAAGCAGTCAATTATTTCACAGCAGGGTATTGTAGCTTATAGCCAGGGTGACTATGAGACGGCTAAAGATTTTTTCAAAGAATCTTATGATCTTGACCACCGTAACACTGAAGCCTTGCAGTTTTATATGTCCATGTTGTTTCTTAATAACCAGGGTGATGAGGCCAAATCTCTGGCCAATAGCGATGATGTGTTAAGTAGGATCTCCTCTAATGATTTTCTTCTTAGCGTTGTGAACCAAGTAAATGATATTGATTTCTTAATAAAACTATACGAAGCTAGAATAGAGAAGGATCCGGCCAATGAACAAAATTGGGTTTCGTTATCTTTTCTTCATTACAAACAAGGGAATAAAGAAGAGGCTGTTAAAGCCCTTGAAAGTGGAGCAGAGGCCAAACCGTCGTTTAGTAAAATGGCTACATGTTTCGCTGAAAATATTAAGGCTGGAAATGAGCCTCAGGCAGGTTGTCAATAA
- a CDS encoding redoxin domain-containing protein: MENEDFYPLFDTLTIGDIVPEEINLDVYQNEEFKGMSFSELRGKWVVLVFYPKDFTFVCPTELGELADLYEEFKKLNAEVISVSTDTPEVHKAWHDTSNTIKKITYPMAADPSHVISESFGVLIEDQGVTHRGTFIISPEGEIKTIEISCDAVGRSAKETLRKLKAAKFVNENPAKVCPASWNEGDDTLTPGIDLVGKI; encoded by the coding sequence ATGGAAAATGAAGATTTTTACCCCCTTTTTGACACCCTTACCATCGGTGATATTGTGCCTGAAGAAATAAATCTTGACGTATACCAAAACGAAGAATTCAAAGGGATGAGCTTTTCTGAGTTACGTGGTAAATGGGTGGTTTTAGTTTTTTACCCAAAAGACTTTACTTTTGTCTGCCCAACCGAGCTCGGTGAACTAGCTGACCTTTATGAAGAATTTAAGAAGCTAAATGCAGAAGTTATTTCTGTATCGACAGATACACCTGAAGTACACAAAGCTTGGCATGACACCTCAAACACTATTAAAAAGATAACATACCCAATGGCAGCCGACCCTTCACATGTCATATCTGAAAGCTTTGGAGTACTGATTGAGGACCAAGGAGTTACTCATCGAGGTACTTTTATAATTTCACCTGAAGGTGAGATTAAAACAATCGAAATCAGCTGTGACGCGGTTGGTCGCTCAGCTAAAGAAACACTCAGAAAATTGAAGGCAGCGAAATTTGTAAACGAGAATCCAGCCAAGGTTTGCCCGGCTAGCTGGAACGAAGGTGACGATACTTTAACTCCAGGAATTGATCTGGTTGGTAAAATATAA
- the murB gene encoding UDP-N-acetylmuramate dehydrogenase, translating to MEVEVKESVLMCNYTTLKVGGEARYFVVLNSKDEVEMAGRFAKQTALPFLVLGSGSNILFSDNGYHGIVFHNQIKGRQYTEDDNDQVTLVCQAGEILDEVIADTVDRGFWGLENLSAIPGTVGAVPVQNVGAYGVEVSDLITFVETYDVTSGVWRKFTRDECRFGYRDSFFKTSEGRNHIIVAVHFNLQKKPVPKISYADLVNYFSDREITQSAIRKVVVEIRSNKFPDWHETGTAGSFFKNPIISTEDSEVLLNKYPNLPIYKTSDSKVKISLGYILDKICNLKGYRKGDVALFDKQALVLINLGSQNAAEIKSFSEDIIKKVYNKTGVTIIPEVNIIE from the coding sequence ATGGAAGTTGAGGTTAAGGAGAGTGTATTAATGTGCAACTATACTACGCTGAAAGTTGGTGGTGAGGCACGCTACTTTGTTGTACTTAATAGCAAGGATGAGGTTGAAATGGCAGGGCGGTTTGCGAAGCAAACCGCCCTGCCATTTCTCGTACTTGGTAGTGGTTCAAACATACTGTTTAGTGATAATGGTTACCACGGAATTGTGTTTCATAATCAAATAAAAGGCAGACAATATACAGAAGACGATAATGATCAGGTTACGCTTGTCTGCCAAGCGGGAGAAATACTGGATGAGGTAATTGCAGACACTGTTGATCGCGGTTTCTGGGGACTGGAGAATCTATCAGCTATTCCGGGTACAGTCGGAGCTGTCCCGGTCCAAAATGTCGGTGCTTACGGTGTTGAAGTTTCAGACCTGATTACTTTTGTGGAGACGTACGATGTTACCTCTGGTGTTTGGCGTAAGTTTACTAGAGATGAGTGTCGGTTTGGGTATCGAGATTCATTTTTTAAAACAAGTGAAGGAAGAAATCATATAATTGTGGCTGTTCATTTTAATCTACAAAAAAAACCAGTACCGAAAATTAGTTATGCAGATTTAGTAAATTATTTTTCAGATCGTGAAATAACGCAGTCAGCGATAAGGAAGGTAGTTGTTGAGATTCGTTCCAATAAGTTTCCAGATTGGCACGAGACAGGTACAGCTGGATCTTTCTTTAAAAACCCAATTATTTCAACTGAAGACAGTGAGGTATTGCTTAATAAATATCCTAATCTACCAATTTATAAAACAAGCGATAGTAAGGTCAAAATATCGTTAGGTTATATTCTCGACAAGATTTGTAATTTAAAGGGTTATCGTAAAGGTGATGTGGCGCTGTTTGATAAACAGGCTTTGGTTTTAATTAATTTAGGTTCACAGAATGCTGCTGAGATAAAAAGTTTTTCGGAAGATATAATCAAAAAAGTTTATAATAAAACCGGAGTTACGATTATACCTGAAGTAAATATTATTGAGTGA